One stretch of Bosea vaviloviae DNA includes these proteins:
- a CDS encoding histone deacetylase family protein, with product MRAFYHPDQSLHDPKQYMRFGQIVAPKDLPERTAQLLGALKKHGVTPEQPAASGTDPILAVHSEGFVRFLETLWPRWLELPERGPEAWPNTFPYWSGRTDESVRPPCRPTGIMGQLGWYLGDLSVPVGEHCWTSTLRSAETAVAGADAILSGERAVYSLCRPSGHHARADRATGFCYINNTAVAAQRLRSKFGKVVILDVDAHHGDGTQQIFYRRDDVLTISVHADPVDYYPFFTGYADETGNGPGEGFNLNLPLAHGTGGEAMAAAVDKAGAAIKAFGADALVIALGYDAHKDDPIGVLKLDAADFGTIGAKVKAFGLPTLVVQEGGYAIEAIGGCLDAFLGGFK from the coding sequence ATGCGCGCCTTCTATCACCCCGACCAGTCGCTCCATGACCCCAAGCAATATATGCGCTTCGGCCAGATCGTTGCGCCCAAGGACCTGCCCGAGCGCACGGCGCAATTGCTCGGCGCGCTGAAGAAGCACGGCGTCACGCCCGAGCAGCCGGCCGCCAGCGGCACCGACCCGATTCTCGCCGTTCACAGCGAGGGCTTCGTGCGCTTCCTCGAGACGCTCTGGCCGCGCTGGCTGGAATTGCCCGAGCGCGGGCCGGAAGCCTGGCCCAACACCTTCCCCTATTGGAGCGGACGCACCGACGAATCCGTCCGGCCGCCATGCCGGCCGACCGGGATCATGGGCCAGCTCGGCTGGTATCTCGGCGATCTCTCGGTTCCGGTCGGCGAGCATTGCTGGACCTCGACCTTGCGTTCGGCCGAGACGGCGGTCGCCGGCGCCGACGCCATCCTGTCCGGCGAGCGCGCGGTCTATTCGCTCTGCCGCCCCTCGGGCCACCATGCCCGCGCCGACCGCGCCACCGGCTTCTGCTACATCAACAACACGGCTGTCGCGGCGCAGCGCCTGCGCTCGAAATTCGGCAAGGTCGTGATCCTCGATGTCGACGCCCATCACGGCGACGGCACGCAACAGATCTTCTACCGTCGCGACGATGTGCTGACGATCTCGGTCCATGCCGACCCGGTGGACTACTACCCCTTCTTCACCGGCTATGCCGACGAGACCGGCAATGGCCCGGGCGAGGGCTTCAACCTCAACCTGCCGCTGGCCCATGGCACGGGTGGAGAGGCGATGGCGGCGGCGGTCGACAAGGCCGGCGCGGCGATCAAGGCTTTTGGGGCGGACGCGCTGGTGATCGCGCTCGGCTACGACGCCCACAAGGACGACCCGATCGGGGTGCTCAAGCTCGACGCGGCCGATTTCGGCACGATCGGCGCGAAGGTGAAGGCGTTCGGCCTGCCGACGCTGGTGGTGCAGGAGGGCGGCTACGCGATCGAGGCGATCGGCGGCTGTCTGGATGCGTTCCTGGGTGGGTTCAAGTAG
- a CDS encoding acetolactate synthase large subunit: protein MNGADRLCDTLLVNDVDVCFANPGTSEMHFVAALDRKPQMRCVLGLFEGVVTGAADGYARMADKPAATLLHCGPGMANALANMHNARRAWTPMINVVGDHATYHLQHDAPLTSDIESLAKPMSHFVRRIASAEDVGPAIEEAYVASLTLPGVTTVILPADCAWNGVEPAELKPVKLPALKSVDATTIRDIAAGLRKHGTRAAIMLTGLALREAPMEMAARACAATGAKIFSQMSNGRVQRGAGRVAMPKIHYPVDKALDQLKDIDYLVLVGAQIPVGFFAYPGKPGRLVHEGCEIVTLARPGDDLPGTVAALTDELGATKTAPAFIAPPRREQPALPTGTLDADKVCSIVSTLLPENCIVCDESVSSGRMFYFDCYSAPQHDYIQLTGGAIGEGIPLAVGAAVACPDRKVIGMQADGSGMYTVQGLWTQARENLDVVTVIFANRTYAILHGEMRAVGVNDFGRNAKLMLNLDEPALDWVSMARGLGVEAARATTAEEFTKLFKGALGRKGPFLIEAVI, encoded by the coding sequence ATGAACGGCGCCGACCGCCTCTGCGACACGCTCCTCGTCAACGACGTGGATGTCTGCTTCGCCAATCCCGGCACATCCGAGATGCATTTCGTCGCAGCGCTCGACCGCAAGCCGCAGATGCGCTGCGTGCTCGGCCTGTTCGAGGGCGTGGTGACGGGCGCTGCCGACGGCTATGCCCGCATGGCCGACAAGCCGGCCGCGACCCTGCTGCATTGCGGGCCCGGCATGGCGAACGCGCTCGCCAACATGCACAATGCAAGGCGCGCCTGGACCCCGATGATCAACGTCGTCGGCGACCACGCGACCTATCATCTCCAGCACGACGCGCCACTGACCAGCGACATCGAGAGCCTGGCCAAGCCGATGTCGCATTTCGTCCGCCGCATCGCCTCGGCCGAGGATGTCGGCCCGGCGATCGAAGAAGCCTATGTCGCCTCGCTGACGCTGCCGGGCGTCACCACCGTCATCCTGCCGGCCGATTGCGCCTGGAACGGTGTCGAGCCGGCCGAGCTGAAGCCGGTGAAGCTGCCCGCGCTGAAGAGCGTCGACGCCACCACGATCCGCGACATCGCCGCCGGGCTGCGCAAGCATGGCACGCGCGCCGCGATCATGCTGACCGGGCTCGCACTGCGCGAGGCGCCGATGGAGATGGCGGCGCGCGCCTGCGCCGCGACGGGCGCGAAGATCTTCAGCCAGATGTCGAACGGGCGCGTTCAGCGCGGCGCCGGCCGCGTCGCAATGCCCAAGATCCACTACCCCGTCGACAAGGCGCTCGATCAGCTCAAGGACATCGACTATCTCGTGCTGGTCGGCGCGCAGATCCCGGTCGGCTTCTTCGCATATCCCGGCAAGCCCGGGCGGCTGGTCCATGAGGGCTGCGAGATCGTGACCTTGGCCCGGCCCGGCGACGATCTGCCCGGCACGGTCGCCGCCCTCACCGACGAGCTCGGCGCGACGAAGACCGCGCCTGCCTTCATCGCCCCGCCGCGCCGGGAGCAACCGGCGCTGCCGACGGGAACGCTCGACGCCGACAAGGTCTGCAGCATCGTCTCGACCCTGCTGCCGGAGAACTGCATCGTCTGCGACGAATCCGTCTCGTCTGGCCGGATGTTCTATTTCGACTGCTACAGCGCGCCGCAGCACGACTATATCCAGCTCACCGGCGGTGCGATCGGCGAGGGCATCCCGCTCGCGGTGGGCGCTGCGGTCGCCTGCCCCGACCGCAAGGTCATCGGCATGCAGGCGGACGGCTCGGGCATGTATACGGTGCAGGGGCTGTGGACGCAGGCGCGCGAGAATCTCGATGTCGTCACGGTGATCTTCGCCAACCGGACCTATGCGATCCTGCATGGCGAGATGCGCGCCGTCGGCGTCAATGATTTCGGCCGCAACGCCAAGCTGATGCTGAACCTCGACGAGCCGGCGCTGGACTGGGTCTCGATGGCGCGCGGCCTGGGCGTCGAAGCCGCCCGCGCCACGACGGCGGAGGAGTTCACCAAGCTGTTCAAGGGCGCGCTCGGCAGGAAGGGGCCGTTCCTGATCGAGGCGGTGATCTGA
- a CDS encoding ABC transporter substrate-binding protein codes for MTALKRIAALAGIGLAGLVAAGAAQAQTKVAIGISGWTGFAPLVLAKEAGIFAKNGLDVTIKKIPQKDRHLAIASGDIQCAATTVETWIVWDGAGVKSKQIFQLDKSYGADGMVTRSAIGSIKDLKGKTVAASAPGTSPYFALAWFLKENGMSIKDVTVVNMEPGPAAQAFIAGQNDAALTYEPYLSAVRDKPEAGKIIATTLDYPMVMDTFGCTPAFLVDEKAAAALTKSYFEALDLIKAEKDKAYGIMGADVKQSGEQFGKSAAYLRWSDAAGNKAFFSGEWQAFSAKAADLLLEIGLIKAKPDLGTLVETKYVIGG; via the coding sequence ATGACAGCTTTGAAGCGCATCGCGGCATTGGCCGGCATCGGGCTCGCCGGATTGGTTGCGGCGGGCGCCGCGCAGGCACAGACCAAGGTCGCCATCGGTATCTCGGGCTGGACCGGCTTTGCCCCGCTGGTGCTCGCCAAGGAGGCCGGGATCTTCGCCAAGAACGGCCTCGACGTGACGATCAAGAAGATCCCGCAGAAGGACCGCCATCTCGCCATCGCCTCGGGCGACATCCAATGCGCCGCGACGACCGTCGAGACCTGGATCGTCTGGGACGGCGCGGGCGTGAAGAGCAAGCAGATCTTCCAGCTCGACAAGAGCTACGGCGCCGACGGCATGGTGACGCGCAGCGCCATCGGCTCGATCAAGGATCTCAAGGGCAAGACGGTGGCGGCCTCGGCTCCGGGCACCTCGCCCTATTTCGCGCTGGCCTGGTTCCTCAAGGAGAACGGCATGTCCATCAAGGACGTGACGGTGGTCAATATGGAGCCGGGCCCGGCGGCGCAGGCCTTCATCGCCGGCCAGAACGACGCGGCCCTGACCTATGAGCCCTACCTCTCCGCCGTGCGCGACAAGCCGGAGGCCGGCAAGATCATCGCCACCACGCTCGACTACCCGATGGTGATGGACACGTTCGGCTGCACGCCGGCCTTCCTCGTCGACGAGAAGGCGGCTGCCGCCCTGACCAAAAGCTACTTCGAGGCGCTGGACCTGATCAAGGCCGAGAAGGACAAGGCCTATGGCATCATGGGCGCCGATGTGAAGCAGAGCGGCGAGCAGTTCGGCAAGTCGGCCGCTTACCTGCGCTGGTCGGATGCCGCGGGGAACAAGGCGTTCTTCTCCGGGGAATGGCAGGCTTTCTCCGCCAAGGCCGCCGACCTCCTGCTCGAGATCGGCCTGATCAAGGCGAAGCCGGATCTCGGCACGCTGGTCGAGACGAAATACGTCATCGGCGGCTGA
- a CDS encoding mismatch-specific DNA-glycosylase, whose translation MILPDVLRPGLRIVFCGTQAGAVSARRGAYYAGPGNKFWKTLHEVGLIAERLGPMDFRDLPRYGIGLTDVAKATSGPDAALLRSHFDIEGFMSKIRAHAPAIVAFNGKRAAQAALGLPGQAMSYGPQAAKIAATAAFVLPSSSGAAAGFWSIEPWRELASVAGTIGAAA comes from the coding sequence GTGATCCTGCCCGATGTCTTGCGTCCTGGCTTGCGTATCGTGTTTTGCGGCACGCAGGCCGGGGCGGTCTCGGCACGTCGCGGGGCCTATTATGCCGGGCCGGGCAACAAGTTCTGGAAAACCCTGCATGAGGTCGGGCTGATCGCTGAGCGGCTCGGCCCGATGGATTTCCGCGATCTGCCGCGATACGGCATCGGCTTGACCGACGTCGCCAAGGCGACGTCGGGGCCGGACGCCGCCTTGCTGAGATCCCATTTCGATATCGAGGGCTTTATGAGCAAGATCAGGGCGCATGCCCCAGCCATCGTCGCCTTCAACGGCAAGCGGGCGGCGCAAGCGGCTCTCGGACTCCCAGGTCAGGCGATGTCCTACGGCCCGCAAGCGGCGAAGATCGCGGCAACCGCGGCCTTCGTCCTGCCTTCGAGCTCGGGCGCGGCGGCCGGCTTCTGGTCGATCGAACCCTGGCGGGAGCTGGCCTCGGTCGCGGGCACGATCGGAGCCGCCGCATGA
- a CDS encoding ABC transporter permease → MKPLQPVSGGARIGYGVAFFALFVVLWSVATFGGYVQRLFLADPLTMLREGYSLLVQYGFAFDIGMTIWRVIGGFVLAVVVALPLGILMGAYKPVEAFLEPFVSFARYLPASAFIPLLILWAGIGEAQKLLVIFIGSVFQLILMIAVAVGSIRRDLVDAAYTLGATDTSVVRRVLLPNAAPEIAEIFRLVLGWAWTYVIVAELIGSSSGIGHMITDSQALLNTGQIIFGIIVIGLIGLVSDFLFKAVNQRLFPWAAR, encoded by the coding sequence ATGAAACCGCTTCAGCCGGTCTCCGGCGGCGCAAGGATCGGCTACGGTGTCGCCTTCTTCGCGCTGTTCGTCGTGCTCTGGTCCGTCGCGACCTTCGGCGGCTATGTGCAGCGGCTGTTCCTGGCCGACCCGCTCACCATGCTGCGGGAAGGCTATAGCCTGCTGGTCCAGTACGGCTTCGCCTTCGATATCGGCATGACGATCTGGCGCGTCATCGGCGGCTTCGTGCTGGCGGTCGTCGTCGCCTTGCCGCTCGGCATCCTGATGGGCGCCTACAAGCCGGTCGAGGCGTTCCTCGAACCCTTCGTCTCCTTCGCGCGCTATCTGCCGGCCTCGGCCTTCATTCCGCTCCTGATCCTCTGGGCCGGTATCGGCGAGGCGCAGAAGCTGCTGGTCATCTTCATCGGCTCGGTCTTCCAGCTCATCTTGATGATCGCGGTTGCCGTCGGCTCGATCCGGCGCGATCTCGTCGACGCAGCCTATACGCTGGGCGCGACCGACACCTCCGTGGTGCGCCGCGTGCTCCTGCCCAATGCCGCCCCCGAGATCGCCGAGATTTTCCGCCTGGTGCTCGGCTGGGCCTGGACCTATGTCATCGTCGCCGAATTGATCGGCTCGTCATCGGGCATCGGCCACATGATCACCGACAGCCAGGCGCTGCTGAACACCGGCCAGATCATCTTCGGCATCATCGTCATCGGGCTGATCGGCCTGGTCTCGGATTTCCTGTTCAAGGCGGTCAATCAGCGCCTGTTTCCATGGGCGGCTCGATGA
- a CDS encoding ABC transporter ATP-binding protein: MSKLIIENVGKVFPAQRGGQPTRALTPTTLSVADNDFITILGPSGCGKSTLLRIIGGLETASEGRILLDGAPVSGPGADRGFVFQSYTLFPWLTVIENIAFGLREKGVPERERLDRARDWAGRVGLSAFVDHFPKQLSGGMQQRTAIARALANDPKILLLDEPFGALDNQTRALMQEMLLGIWEREQKTVLFVTHDIEEAIFVGSRVVVMSARPGRIKADIAVDLPHPRPYTIKTSPEFVALKERLVEEIRVEAVLAAEVH, from the coding sequence ATGAGCAAGCTGATCATCGAGAATGTCGGCAAGGTCTTTCCGGCCCAGCGCGGCGGCCAGCCGACGCGGGCTCTGACGCCGACGACGCTCAGCGTCGCCGATAACGACTTCATCACGATCCTTGGCCCGTCGGGCTGCGGAAAATCCACGCTGTTGCGCATCATCGGCGGGCTGGAGACGGCAAGCGAGGGCCGCATCCTGCTCGACGGTGCGCCTGTTTCCGGGCCGGGCGCCGATCGCGGCTTCGTCTTCCAGAGCTACACGCTGTTTCCCTGGTTGACGGTGATCGAGAACATCGCCTTCGGCCTGCGCGAGAAGGGCGTGCCCGAGCGCGAGCGGCTCGATCGCGCCCGCGACTGGGCCGGACGCGTTGGGCTCTCCGCCTTCGTCGATCATTTCCCCAAACAGCTATCAGGCGGCATGCAGCAGCGCACCGCGATTGCGCGCGCGCTCGCCAACGACCCCAAGATCCTGCTGCTCGACGAGCCTTTTGGGGCGCTCGACAACCAGACCCGCGCCTTGATGCAGGAGATGCTGCTCGGCATCTGGGAGCGCGAGCAGAAGACCGTGCTCTTCGTCACCCACGATATCGAGGAGGCGATCTTCGTCGGTTCGCGCGTCGTGGTGATGAGCGCCCGGCCCGGCCGGATCAAGGCCGATATCGCGGTCGATCTGCCCCATCCGCGACCCTACACCATCAAGACCAGCCCGGAATTCGTAGCGCTGAAGGAGCGGCTGGTCGAGGAGATCCGCGTCGAGGCCGTGCTGGCGGCGGAGGTCCACTAG
- a CDS encoding HutD/Ves family protein: protein MPWKNGGGTTTEIAVHPQGASLDAFDWRISMAHVGGDGPFSSFPGIDRTLAVLRGNGIRLAFSDGETITLDRQTKPFAFAADRAVAGQLVAGPIDDLNVMSRRGGWAHAMRRLTGPGPHALEAHAGLLVLVAHAGGWAVTAARRTEALAPGDSALLESPGNVELSADNPESEIFAITLQPMS from the coding sequence ATGCCGTGGAAGAATGGCGGCGGCACCACGACCGAAATCGCCGTGCATCCGCAGGGCGCCTCGCTCGATGCCTTCGACTGGCGCATCTCCATGGCGCATGTCGGCGGCGACGGGCCGTTCTCGAGCTTCCCCGGCATCGACCGGACCCTTGCGGTGCTGCGCGGTAACGGTATCCGCCTCGCCTTCAGCGATGGTGAAACGATCACGCTCGACAGACAGACGAAGCCCTTCGCTTTCGCAGCCGACCGCGCTGTCGCGGGGCAACTCGTCGCCGGACCGATCGACGACCTCAACGTGATGAGCCGGCGTGGCGGCTGGGCTCATGCGATGCGGCGGCTGACGGGACCGGGGCCGCATGCGCTTGAAGCCCATGCGGGGCTGCTCGTCCTCGTCGCCCACGCCGGCGGCTGGGCGGTAACGGCGGCGCGCCGGACGGAGGCACTCGCGCCCGGCGACAGCGCGCTCCTGGAAAGCCCTGGGAACGTTGAACTCAGCGCCGACAACCCCGAAAGCGAGATCTTCGCGATCACGCTACAGCCGATGAGCTGA
- the hutU gene encoding urocanate hydratase: MTRIDNSRVIRSPRGSELSAKSWLTEAPLRMLMNNLDPDVAEKPGELVVYGGIGRAARTWEDFDRICASLRSLEADETLLVQSGKPVGIFRTHTDAPRVLIANSNLVPAYANWEHFHELDKLGLMMYGQMTAGSWIYIGTQGIVQGTYETFVEVGRQHYGGSLKGKWILTGGLGGMGGAQPLAATMAGASMIAVECKPSSIDFRLRTRYLDEKAASIDEALEIVERAHKQGKAVSVGVLGNAADVFTDMVRRGIRPDVVTDQTSAHDPLNGYLPAGWTLQEWEERRERDPAGTILAAKESMATHVRAMLDFQKMGVPTLDYGNNIRQMAKDMGVADAFDFPGFVPAYIRPLFCRGIGPFRWAALSGDPEDIYRTDQRVKELMPNDTHLHNWLDMARERIQFQGLPARICWVGLGDRHRLGLAFNEMVAKGELKAPIVIGRDHLDSGSVASPNRETEAMKDGSDAVSDWPLLNALLNTAGGATWVSLHHGGGVGMGYSQHSGVVIVADGTPEAAKRLERVLWNDPATGVMRHADAGYEIAIDCAKAKGLKLPGILG; the protein is encoded by the coding sequence ATGACCCGTATCGACAACAGCCGCGTCATCCGTAGCCCACGCGGCAGCGAGCTCTCGGCCAAGAGCTGGCTGACCGAGGCGCCTTTGCGCATGCTGATGAACAATCTCGACCCCGATGTCGCGGAGAAGCCGGGCGAGCTCGTGGTCTATGGCGGCATCGGCCGCGCGGCGCGGACCTGGGAGGATTTCGACCGGATCTGCGCCTCGCTGCGCTCGCTCGAGGCTGATGAGACCTTGCTTGTGCAATCCGGCAAGCCGGTCGGCATCTTCAGGACGCATACGGACGCGCCGCGCGTGCTGATCGCCAATTCGAACCTCGTCCCGGCCTATGCCAATTGGGAGCATTTCCACGAGCTCGATAAGCTCGGGCTGATGATGTACGGCCAGATGACGGCCGGCTCCTGGATCTATATCGGCACGCAAGGCATCGTTCAGGGCACTTACGAGACCTTCGTCGAGGTCGGCCGCCAGCATTATGGCGGCTCGCTCAAGGGCAAATGGATCCTGACCGGAGGCCTGGGCGGCATGGGCGGGGCGCAGCCGCTCGCCGCCACCATGGCCGGCGCCTCGATGATCGCGGTCGAGTGCAAGCCCTCCTCGATCGATTTCCGCCTGCGCACCCGCTATCTCGACGAGAAGGCTGCCAGCATCGACGAGGCGCTGGAGATCGTCGAGCGCGCCCATAAGCAGGGCAAGGCCGTCTCGGTCGGCGTGCTCGGCAACGCGGCCGATGTGTTTACCGACATGGTCCGCCGCGGCATCCGCCCCGATGTCGTCACCGACCAGACCTCGGCGCATGATCCGCTCAACGGCTATCTGCCGGCCGGCTGGACGCTGCAGGAATGGGAGGAGCGTCGGGAGCGTGACCCCGCCGGGACGATCCTGGCGGCGAAGGAATCGATGGCGACGCATGTGCGCGCCATGCTCGATTTCCAGAAGATGGGCGTACCGACGCTCGATTACGGCAACAACATCCGCCAGATGGCGAAGGATATGGGCGTCGCTGACGCCTTCGATTTCCCTGGCTTCGTGCCGGCCTATATCCGGCCGCTGTTCTGCCGCGGCATCGGGCCGTTCCGCTGGGCAGCACTCTCCGGCGACCCCGAGGACATCTACCGTACCGACCAGCGCGTGAAGGAGCTGATGCCGAACGACACGCATCTGCACAACTGGCTCGACATGGCGCGCGAGCGCATCCAGTTCCAGGGCCTGCCCGCCCGCATCTGCTGGGTCGGGCTGGGAGACCGGCATCGGCTCGGCCTCGCCTTCAACGAGATGGTGGCCAAGGGCGAGCTCAAGGCCCCGATCGTGATCGGTCGCGACCATCTCGATTCCGGCTCCGTCGCCTCGCCCAACCGCGAGACCGAAGCGATGAAGGACGGCTCGGACGCGGTCTCCGACTGGCCGCTGCTGAACGCCTTGCTGAACACGGCGGGCGGCGCGACCTGGGTCTCACTGCATCATGGCGGCGGCGTCGGCATGGGCTATTCGCAGCATTCGGGCGTGGTCATCGTTGCCGACGGCACGCCGGAAGCCGCGAAAAGGCTGGAGCGCGTACTCTGGAACGACCCGGCGACCGGCGTGATGCGCCATGCCGATGCGGGCTACGAAATCGCGATCGACTGCGCCAAGGCGAAGGGGCTGAAGCTGCCAGGCATTCTCGGTTGA
- the hutG gene encoding N-formylglutamate deformylase, translated as MTDIVTVTPGPSPFILSMPHPGTGLPGEVRTALNETGRSMPDTDWHMRQLYGFTERFRPTIVEAGLSRYVIDVNRDPSGVSLYPGQATTELVPTTRFDGEPIWTAPPDAAEIERRRQAYFQPYHEALAAEITRVKALHGWCLLWDCHSIKSVIPRLFPGTLPSLNLGTNSGASCAAPIEAAAVAAMAGQPFSQIVNGRFKGGWITRHYGKPGEHVHAIQMEIALCAYLTDEAPPWTFDEAKAAKLQAALSSIIAAALDAAASFEKAQA; from the coding sequence ATGACTGACATCGTCACCGTCACCCCAGGCCCCTCGCCCTTCATCCTCTCGATGCCCCACCCCGGCACCGGATTGCCCGGCGAGGTCCGCACCGCTCTCAACGAGACCGGCCGCAGCATGCCTGACACCGACTGGCACATGCGCCAGCTCTATGGCTTCACCGAGCGCTTCCGGCCGACGATCGTCGAGGCGGGGCTGTCGCGCTATGTCATCGACGTCAATCGCGACCCCTCCGGCGTCTCGCTCTATCCCGGCCAGGCGACCACCGAGCTTGTCCCGACCACGCGTTTCGACGGCGAGCCGATCTGGACTGCGCCACCAGATGCGGCCGAGATCGAGCGGCGACGCCAAGCCTATTTCCAGCCCTATCATGAGGCGCTGGCCGCCGAGATCACCCGCGTGAAGGCGCTTCACGGCTGGTGCCTGCTCTGGGACTGCCACTCGATCAAATCGGTGATCCCGCGCCTGTTTCCCGGCACGCTGCCGAGCTTGAATCTCGGCACGAATTCGGGCGCGAGCTGCGCGGCGCCCATTGAGGCGGCGGCTGTCGCCGCGATGGCGGGCCAGCCCTTCAGCCAGATCGTCAATGGCCGCTTCAAGGGCGGCTGGATCACGCGCCATTACGGCAAGCCGGGCGAGCATGTGCACGCGATCCAGATGGAGATCGCGCTCTGCGCCTATCTCACCGATGAGGCGCCGCCCTGGACCTTCGACGAGGCCAAGGCGGCCAAGCTCCAAGCCGCCCTCTCCAGCATCATCGCCGCCGCGCTCGACGCGGCCGCCAGCTTCGAAAAGGCTCAAGCATGA